The following proteins are co-located in the Aquarana catesbeiana isolate 2022-GZ linkage group LG02, ASM4218655v1, whole genome shotgun sequence genome:
- the STMN1 gene encoding stathmin isoform X2, with product MADSDIKIKELEKRASGQAFELILSPPSTDAAPDIAISSPKKKECSLEEIQKKLEAAEERRRLHEAEILKQLAEKREHEKEVLQKAKEENDNFSKMAEEKLTTKMETNKEKREAQIAAKLERLRELEKKGDEIRKGKEGKEEN from the exons ATGGCTGATAGTG atattaAAATCAAAGAGCTGGAAAAGCGTGCTTCTGGCCAGGCATTTGAGCTTATTCTGAGCCCTCCATCTACGGATGCTGCTCCAGACATTGCAATCTCCTCTCCAAAGAAAAAGGAATGCTCACTGGAAGAAATTCAAAAGAAGCTGGAAGCAGCAGAGGAGAGGCGTAGG ttaCATGAAGCTGAAATCTTGAAGCAGCTTGCTGAGAAGAGAGAACATGAGAAAGAAGTTCTGCAGAAAGCTAAAGAGGAGAATGATAATTTCAGCAAAATGGCGGAAGAAAAATTAACTACGAAAATGGAGACCAACAAGGAAAAAAGGGAGGCCCAGATAGCTGCAAAACTGGAGCGATTGCGAGAGCTG GAGAAGAAAGGTGACGAAATCAGGAAGGGAAAAGAAGGCAAAGAAGAGAACTGA
- the STMN1 gene encoding stathmin isoform X1: MQSSLPKKAEPIISLVAVLKDSWKYRWASGWRRLTFSVMADSDIKIKELEKRASGQAFELILSPPSTDAAPDIAISSPKKKECSLEEIQKKLEAAEERRRLHEAEILKQLAEKREHEKEVLQKAKEENDNFSKMAEEKLTTKMETNKEKREAQIAAKLERLRELEKKGDEIRKGKEGKEEN; this comes from the exons ATGcagtcgtccctccctaag aaggcTGAGCCAATTATCTCTCTCgtagctgtcctgaaagattcctggaaatatCGTTGGG cttCTGGGTGGCGGCGCTTAACGTTTTCAGTCATGGCTGATAGTG atattaAAATCAAAGAGCTGGAAAAGCGTGCTTCTGGCCAGGCATTTGAGCTTATTCTGAGCCCTCCATCTACGGATGCTGCTCCAGACATTGCAATCTCCTCTCCAAAGAAAAAGGAATGCTCACTGGAAGAAATTCAAAAGAAGCTGGAAGCAGCAGAGGAGAGGCGTAGG ttaCATGAAGCTGAAATCTTGAAGCAGCTTGCTGAGAAGAGAGAACATGAGAAAGAAGTTCTGCAGAAAGCTAAAGAGGAGAATGATAATTTCAGCAAAATGGCGGAAGAAAAATTAACTACGAAAATGGAGACCAACAAGGAAAAAAGGGAGGCCCAGATAGCTGCAAAACTGGAGCGATTGCGAGAGCTG GAGAAGAAAGGTGACGAAATCAGGAAGGGAAAAGAAGGCAAAGAAGAGAACTGA